One Purpureocillium takamizusanense chromosome 1, complete sequence genomic window carries:
- a CDS encoding uncharacterized protein (COG:S~EggNog:ENOG503P1FY) — MGSLDPIPYWHYNVPEAERTPECPAFLLNLSDKDRRIVGSLDSSFSRLTWPEVRALITANELERFQRIPSQLRRYRSYAHRQAALYGSVAAFVLAERLRWQEPIVARGLPFQHPDDVRIIFNDWPYGLDKRIVHLVVWTKFELESDPVSGDLTDETRAAIDSYVAKTFRSRVAADNVAWFKNWSALKSIHAVEHFHVMLFDPDPAFIRDVTNGDVPQCDILMCNDS, encoded by the exons ATGGGCTCCCTCGACCCCATCCCCTACTGGCACTACAACGTCCCGGAGGCCGAGAGGACCCCGGAGTGCCCCGCCTTCCTCCTTAACCTCAGCGACAAGgaccgccgcatcgtcggctCCCTAGACTCGTCCTTCAGCCGCCTCACCTGGCCCGAGGTCCGCGCCCTCATCACCGCCAACGAGCTCGAGCGCTTCCAGCGCATCCCCTCCCAGCTGCGCCGCTACAGGTCCTACGCCCAtcgccaggccgccctctacggctccgtcgccgccttcgtgctcgccgagcgCCTCCGCTGGCAGGAGCCCAttgtcgcccgcggcctgcCCTTCCAGCACCCGGACGACGTCAGGATCATCTTCAACGACTGGCCCTACGGGCTCGACAAGCGCATCgtccacctcgtcgtctggaCAAAGTTCGAGCTCGAGTCGGATCCCGTCTCCGGCGATCTCACCGACGAGACTCGCGCCGCCATTGACAGCTACGTAGCCAAGACGTTTCGCTCGCGCGTGGCCGCTGACAAT GTCGCCTGGTTCAAGAACTGGTCCGCCCTCAAGTCGatccacgccgtcgagcatTTTCACGTCATGCTCTTCGATCCCGATCCCGCCTTCATCCGCGACGTCACCAACGGCGACGTGCCCCAGTGCGACATTCTGATGTGTAACGATTCGTGA
- a CDS encoding uncharacterized protein (COG:H~EggNog:ENOG503P7QE), whose amino-acid sequence MSAIPPRNLWQLHVAVGEAPAVVRVRNLQATVKGPNDAWGRRGRLQPILVSCKVELRQPFSGTSSADALASDTVHYGQLSKAILASLDRLASETCSPEPPSSAPAAGSGSQSAGASSSVAASSSPWPLSLCEVLTYIWMDLTGFYHNGRPVDADDDDGGHPISASSAATTAPFLRNLRSVRCIELTGHLPKASLVGDGPSFTYTGVFGNDLVGTTMRIYGRTLRLQNLRVPTLIGINDNEREARQAAIVSVEVDNYEASFDIFNALESKIVDRLENSSFGTLEALATDIAETVTLYLRLERAEPLDGSGSQLKIIVDKPIAVPFADAPSVELRVNTRDVPVSVYH is encoded by the exons ATGTCAGCCATCCCACCCCGGAACCTCTGGCAGctgcacgtcgccgtcggcgaggctcCGGCCGTCGTGCGCGTCCGCAACCTCCAGGCTACCGTCAAGGGCCCCAACGACGcctggggccgccgcggccgcttgCAGCCCATCCTCGTCTCGTGCAAGGTCGAGTTGCGTCAGCCCTTTAGCGGaacctcgtcggccgacgCCCTTGCCTCGGATACGGTTCACTACGGCCAGCTGAGCAAGGCCatcctcgccagcctcgaccgtctcgccTCCGAGACGTGCTCGCCTGAGCCCCCGTCCtcggcccccgccgccggctccgggTCTCAgtcggccggcgcgtcgtcgtctgtggCTGCCTCGTCATCACCGTGGCCTCTGAGCCTGTGCGAGGTGCTCACGTACATCTGGATGGACCTTACCGGCTTCTACCACAACGGTCGGCCAgtcgatgccgatgacgatgacggcggtcATCCCatctccgcgtcgtcggctgccaccacggcgccctTCCTACGCAACCTCAGATCTGTGCGGTGCATCGAGCTGACAGGGCACCTGCCCAAGGCGTCCCTCGTAGGTGACGGCCCCAGCTTCACGTACACGGGTGTGTTCGGCAACGACCTCGTCGGTACGACTATGCGTATCTATGGTCGAACCCTGCGTCTACAGAACCTGCGCGTCCCTACCCTCATCGGCATCAACGACAacgagcgcgaggcccgccAGGCGGCGATTGTGAGTGTCGAGGTGGACAATTACGAAGCATCGTTTGACATTTTCAATGCGCTCGAGTCCAAGATTGTCGAT AGATTGGAAAACTCGTCGTTTGGGActctcgaggcgctggccacAGATATTGCAGAGACAGTCACGCTATACCTCCGACTGGAGAGAGCGGAGCCTCTCGACGGGTCGGGCTCGCAGCTCAAGATCATCGTTGACAAGCCCATAGCGGTGCCCTTTGCCGACGCCCCGTCCGTGGAGCTGCGTGTCAACACGAGGGATGTGCCGGTATCAGTATATCATTAG
- a CDS encoding uncharacterized protein (COG:S~EggNog:ENOG503P797~SECRETED:SignalP(1-17~SECRETED:cutsite=VVA-DP~SECRETED:prob=0.8045)) gives MKYSLAIISALAAVVVADPKLLNSQYQVTEGENFTLKFSGCSEGCSIIIQTGPSNNLKTVKTLTSSVTGDSFTFKPEGLPSGTYAFRITDTKGVNNYSPQFSYQGTGSTSAASTDSATASSTAKSTSAASSTASSTASSTASSTETETTATVSSTTGSTSTASGTTMTTTTSNASSTTAASTTASSSASSKTSSAPPASTTVPNAGGRMSAPLGIAGAVAVMALLN, from the exons atgaAGTACTCACTTGCCATcatctcggccttggccgccgtcgtggtcgcggaCCCGAAGCTTCTCAACAGCCAATACCAGGTTACCGAGGGCGAGAACTTCACCCTCAAATTCTCTGGCTGCTCCGAGGGCtgctccatcatcatccagACGGGGCCCAGCAACAACCTTAAGACGGTCAAGACGCTGACGA GCAGTGTCACGGGCGACTCCTTCACCTTCAAGCCGGAGGGCCTCCCCTCGGGCACTTACGCCTTCAGGATCACCGACACCAAGGGTGTGAACAACTACAGCCCCCAGTTTAGCTACCAGGGCACCGGCAGCACCTCTGCCGCCTCCACGGACAGCGCCACTGCCTCTAGCACCGCCAagtccacctcggccgcctcgtcgactgcCTCGTCGACTGCCTCGTCAACTGCATCTTCGACCGAGACCGAGACCACCGCCACCGTGTCCAGCACCACCGGGTCCACCAGCACTGCTTCTGGGACTACCATGACCACGACCACCTCCAACGCTTCTTCTACCACTGCGGCCTCTACCACGGCCAGCTCCA GCGCGTCATCCAAGACCTCGTCTGCTCCCCCTGCCTCGACTACCGTccccaacgccggcggccgcatgTCGGCCCCCCTGGGTATTgccggtgccgtcgccgtcatggctCTTCTTAACTAA
- the UGP1 gene encoding UTP--glucose-1-phosphate uridylyltransferase (EggNog:ENOG503NWDG~COG:G), translating to MALVDAPCESTLTVHTQAFENTSTSVAAAQMRNALTNLAETVEDPEQKKLFETEMDNFFALFRRYLNDKAKGNAVDWDRIAPPAQGQVVDYEDLANSESVNFLGKLAVLKLNGGLGTSMGCVGPKSVIEVRDGMSFLDLSVRQIEYLNRTYNVNVPFILMNSFNTNDDTAAIIKKYEGHNVDILTFNQSRYPRILKDSLLPVPKDFKSSITEWYPPGHGDVFESLYNSGILDKLIERGIEIIFLSNVDNLGAVVDLRILQHMVETKAEYIMELTNKTKADVKGGTIIDYEGSVRLLEIAQVPKEHVNEFKSIKKFKYFNTNNIWLNLKAIKRVVEHDELEMEIIPNGKTIPGDKKGESDISIIQLETAVGAAIRHFKNAHGVNVPRRRFLPVKTCSDLMLVKSDLYTLKHGQLQMSAARFGDAPLIKLGGDFKKVSDFQKRIPSIPKVLELDHLTITGAVNLGRGVTLKGTVIIVATEGSTIDIPPGSILENVVVQGSLRLLEH from the exons ATGGCTCTCGTGGACGCACCTTGCGAATCAACGCTAACCGTGCATACGCAGGCCTTTGAGAACACGTCGACCAGCGTGGCCGCGGCTCAGATGCGAAATGCCTTGACCAACCTTgccgagacggtcgaggacCCCGAGCAGAAGAAG CTGTTCGAGACGGAGATGGATAACTTCTTTGCCCTCTTCCGCCGCTACCTTaacgacaaggccaagggcaacgCTGT CGACTGGGACCGCATCGCCCCGCCTGCCCAGGGTCAGGTCGTCGACTACGAGGATCTCGCCAACTCCGAGTCGGTCAACTTCCTTGGCAAGCTTGCTGTTCTCAAGCTCaatggcggcctcggcaccTCGATGGGCTGTGTCGGCCCCAAGTCGGTCATCGAAGTTCGCGACGGCATGTCCTTCCTCGACCTCTCGGTCCGCCAGATCGAGTACCTGAACCGCACGTACAACGTCAACGTGCCCTTCATCCTCATGAACTCGTTCAacaccaacgacgacaccgccgccatcatcaagaAGTACGAGGGCCACAACGTCGACATCCTCACCTTCAACCAGTCCAGATACCCCCGAATCCTCAAGGACTCGCTCCTGCCCGTCCCCAAGGATTTCAAGTCCTCCATCACCGAATGGTACCCTccgggccacggcgacgtcttcgAGTCCCTCTACAACTCGGGCATTCTCGACAAGCTGATTGAGCGCGGCATCGAGATCATCTTCCTCTCCAACGTCGACAatctcggcgccgtcgtcgacctgcgCATCCTGCAGCACATGGTGGAGACCAAGGCCGAGTACATCATGGAGCTGACCAACAAGACAAAGGCCGACGTCAAGGGTGGTACCATCATCGACTACGAAGGCTCCGTCCGCCTTCTCGAAATTGCCCAGGTCCCCAAGGAGCACGTCAACGAGTTCAAGTCGATCAAGAAGTTCAAGTACTTCAACACCAACAATATCTGGCTCAACCTCAAAGCCATTaagcgcgtcgtcgagcacgacgagctcgagatGGAGATCATCCCCAACGGCAAGACCATCCCCGGCGACAAGAAAGGCGAGTCGGACATCTCCATCATTCAGCTCGAGACggctgtcggcgccgccattcGCCACTTTAAGAATGCACACGGCGTCAacgtgccgcgccgccgcttcctgcCCGTCAAGACTTGCTCGGATCTGATGCTGGTCAAGTCGGATCTGTACACCCTCAAGCACGGCCAGCTCCAGATgagcgccgcccgcttcggcgacgcccctctcatcaagctcggcggcgacttcaAGAAGGTTTCAGACTTCCAGAAGCGCATTCCCTCGATCCCcaaggtcctcgagctggacCACCTGACCATCACGGGCGCTGTCAACCTCGGCCGCGGTGTAACGCTCAAGGGCACTGTCATCATTGTGGCTACCGAAGGCAGCACCATTGACATCCCCCCGGGTTCCATCCTGGAGAACGTAGTGGTTCAGGGCAGCTTGCGTCTGCTGGAGCATTAA
- a CDS encoding uncharacterized protein (COG:B~TransMembrane:2 (o446-464i508-527o)~EggNog:ENOG503P19N) produces MDVALTKPVAASTAATNASAGGSAGLAAAYNRSACTECQRRKQKCNREWPCDRCQRRKIADECRYNTTNPPLAPSASSDVSDRDKDKDDHLPHGKQRPGDPVPNGVADGGPSSAGSRTDAPWFDALTAARVFSTLGLEPPPESSKDAPKEDLAAADSSPQIQRVLKLLPGRQSMDKLIITFTNDVNYHYYIIYPPDFLRDYHIWWERRSKNRPVSLQFTCLLAMICACCVQHADNDMQQELQRFSGMPADDLSEQLHNAVRELASVIPVGHYHMYNVQRLLHSCYWYKAEAQFQEAWHVLSAAILEARELECHKEPPPGKESEHDREMRRRLWCILDTWDWQISSGLSRPKIIDRADCDAELPSLTLEKDWAHAPSPLLHMKMQSELTRRLASRFSAPKNVISPDEVREYQGLIEDWVRRFPPVYDFENPDTSKDAVFPWIFPHRYYVYTMACLLILNPIRHYMVKSYSWDSPREELQIRAVGIDYSLKLMKTLRSWVDRIYNRDGRLHFVIFSIFDTAAILCTAILKDHERTIPNREAIFDAVTDAVAMLQQLNSISKTSKASYNLLVRLVQRLPERSTVRNDLRKKARISRMPIPATDVPVSRMPVPEPVTGPEANLLAAPVVGTAAPAAPPSYSQQPVNAQPVAQPLMASSQAPQESYDANSFSSAHQTSSDSKSLSTSSTDTPPSIHDNMLSSFSTVSDMGGMPLDAYGAPGLAPAHAVSSAPPPIARTDDVTPGFQLETVTQAELGGLAPLWTWHSENLGFTAVPAQAPPPEEPPVPEHMPPRLPPPPPLTSSHPGPAYSNAPRTMQYHYPPQNQHPSHRPL; encoded by the exons ATGGACGTGGCCTTGACGAAGCCCGTTGCGGCTTCCACCGCTGCTACAAATGCCAGTGCCGGCGGTAGTGCCGGCCTGGCCGCTGCCTACAACCGCTCCGCCTGCACAGAATGTCAGCGGAGGAAACAAAAG TGCAATCGTGAGTGGCCGTGCGACCGCTGCCAACGTCGCAAGATTGCCGACGAATGTCGGTACAACACCACCAATCCCCCACTCGCGCCATCCGCTTCCAGCGACGTCAGCGACAgggacaaggacaaggacgaccaTCTGCCGCACGGCAAGCAAAGACCCGGCGATCCAGTCCCCAATGGCGTTGCAGATGGCGGTCCCAGTTCTGCCGGCAGTCGCACTGATGCACCGTGGTTCGACGCCCTAACCGCGGCCCGCGTCTTCAGCACACTCGGCCTTGAGCCGCCG CCCGAGTCGTCCAAGGACGCGCCGAAAGAAGacctggcggccgccgactcTTCGCCTCAAATCCAGCGTGTGCTGAAGCTCCTGCCCGGCCGGCAGTCTATGG ACAAGCTCATCATCACATTTACCAACGATGTCAATTACCATTATTACATCATCTACCCGCCCGACTTCCTCAGGGACTACCACATATGGTGGGAGAGGCGCTCCAAGAACCGGCCCGTGTCGCTCCAGTTCACTTGTCTGCTGGCCATGATTTGCGCCTGTTGCGTCCAACATGCCGACAACGACATGCagcaggagctgcagcgcttTTCGGGGATGCCAGCCGATGATCTTTCGGAGCAGCTCCATAATGCCGTTCGAGAGTTGGCCAGCGTCATCCCTGTTGGCCACTACCACATGTACAACGTACAACGCCTGCTACACTCGTGCTACTGGTACAAGGCAGAGGCACAGTTCCAGGAGGCGTGGCATGTCCTGAGCGCCGCCATTCTGGAGGCTCGAGAACTTG AATGCCACAAAGAACCACCGCCAGGCAAGGAGTCGGAACATGATCGCGAAATGCGGCGCAGACTGTGGTGCATTCTAGACACGTGGGATTG GCAAATTTCTTCTGGCCTCTCACGGCCCAAGATCATCGATAGAGCAGACTGCGACGCTGAGCTGCCGTCACTGACTTTGGAGAAGGACTGGGCGCATGCACCATCCCCTCTGCTTCACATGAAGATGCAGTCCGAGCTCACCCGCCGTCTGGCGTCTCGATTCAGCGCGCCTAAGAATGTCATCAGCCCCGATGAAGTCCGAGAATATCAGGGCCTCATCGAGGACTGGGTGCGCAGGTTCCCACCAGTGTATGATTTCGAAAACCCCGATACATCCAAGGACGCGGTGTTTCCATGGATCTTTCCTCATCGATACTATGTCTACACCATGGCATGCCTTCTGATTCTCAACCCCATCCGGCATTACATGGTCAAGTCGTACTCTTGGGACTCGCCCCGGGAGGAGCTCCAGATCCGAGCTGTCGGTATTGACTATTCACTTAAACTCATGAAGACGCTTCGCAGCTGGGTTGATCGCATTTACAACAGGGACGGCCGGTTGCACTTTGTCATATTTTCCATATTCGACACGGCTGCCATTCTCTGCACCGCCATCCTTAAGGATCACGAGCGCACCATTCCAAATCGAGAGGCAATCTTTGATGCCGTCACCGATGCCGTGGCTATGTTGCAACAGCTGAACTCGATATCCAAGACGTCCAAGGCTTCATACAATCTTTTGGTGCGACTCGTGCAGAGGTTACCTGAGCGTTCCACGGTCCGCAATGACCTCCGCAAGAAGGCGAGGATCTCTCGCATGCCCATACCGGCCACGGACGTGCCTGTGAGCAGGATGCCGGTGCCAGAGCCTGTCACTGGGCCAGAGGCAAACCTGTTGGCGGCTCCTGTCGTTGGGACAGCCGCACCAGCCGCTCCACCGAGCTACAGCCAACAGCCCGTCAATGCGCAACCCGTTGCTCAGCCATTGATGGCCAGCAGCCAAGCGCCGCAAGAGAGCTACGATGCCAacagcttctccagcgcgCACCAGACAAGCTCTGACAGCAAGAGCTTGTCGACAAGCTCCACAGATACACCGCCAAGCATACATGACAATATGCTGTCCTCTTTCTCAACCGTCAGCGACATGGGTGGAATGCCGCTCGATGCCTACGGTGCTCCGGGCTTGGCGCCTGCTCACGCGGTTTCgtcagcaccaccgccgatTGCACGAACAGATGACGTTACCCCAGGTTTCCAGTTGGAAACGGTCACACAGGCGGAACTGGGAGGGCTCGCGCCGCTCTGGACCTGGCACTCAGAGAACCTGGGCTTCACCGCAGTGCCCGCCcaggccccgccgccagaAGAGCCTCCAGTGCCCGAGCACatgcctcctcgtctgcctccgcctccacctTTAACGAGTTCTCACCCTGGTCCTGCGTATTCAAACGCGCCTCGCACCATGCAGTATCATTACCCCCCTCAGAACCAGCATCCTTCTCACAGACCCTTGTAG
- the UGP1 gene encoding UTP--glucose-1-phosphate uridylyltransferase (EggNog:ENOG503NWDG~COG:G), producing the protein MAGVKSSLPSHLNPRATAADGDDNGFERRHHGKTRSHMAFENTSTSVAAAQMRNALTNLAETVEDPEQKKLFETEMDNFFALFRRYLNDKAKGNAVDWDRIAPPAQGQVVDYEDLANSESVNFLGKLAVLKLNGGLGTSMGCVGPKSVIEVRDGMSFLDLSVRQIEYLNRTYNVNVPFILMNSFNTNDDTAAIIKKYEGHNVDILTFNQSRYPRILKDSLLPVPKDFKSSITEWYPPGHGDVFESLYNSGILDKLIERGIEIIFLSNVDNLGAVVDLRILQHMVETKAEYIMELTNKTKADVKGGTIIDYEGSVRLLEIAQVPKEHVNEFKSIKKFKYFNTNNIWLNLKAIKRVVEHDELEMEIIPNGKTIPGDKKGESDISIIQLETAVGAAIRHFKNAHGVNVPRRRFLPVKTCSDLMLVKSDLYTLKHGQLQMSAARFGDAPLIKLGGDFKKVSDFQKRIPSIPKVLELDHLTITGAVNLGRGVTLKGTVIIVATEGSTIDIPPGSILENVVVQGSLRLLEH; encoded by the exons ATGGCTGGTGTCAAGAGCTCACTGCCCTCGCACCTCAACCCAagggccaccgccgccgacggtgacgacAATGGCTTCGAGAGACGCCATCACGGCAAGACGCGCAGTCACATG GCCTTTGAGAACACGTCGACCAGCGTGGCCGCGGCTCAGATGCGAAATGCCTTGACCAACCTTgccgagacggtcgaggacCCCGAGCAGAAGAAG CTGTTCGAGACGGAGATGGATAACTTCTTTGCCCTCTTCCGCCGCTACCTTaacgacaaggccaagggcaacgCTGT CGACTGGGACCGCATCGCCCCGCCTGCCCAGGGTCAGGTCGTCGACTACGAGGATCTCGCCAACTCCGAGTCGGTCAACTTCCTTGGCAAGCTTGCTGTTCTCAAGCTCaatggcggcctcggcaccTCGATGGGCTGTGTCGGCCCCAAGTCGGTCATCGAAGTTCGCGACGGCATGTCCTTCCTCGACCTCTCGGTCCGCCAGATCGAGTACCTGAACCGCACGTACAACGTCAACGTGCCCTTCATCCTCATGAACTCGTTCAacaccaacgacgacaccgccgccatcatcaagaAGTACGAGGGCCACAACGTCGACATCCTCACCTTCAACCAGTCCAGATACCCCCGAATCCTCAAGGACTCGCTCCTGCCCGTCCCCAAGGATTTCAAGTCCTCCATCACCGAATGGTACCCTccgggccacggcgacgtcttcgAGTCCCTCTACAACTCGGGCATTCTCGACAAGCTGATTGAGCGCGGCATCGAGATCATCTTCCTCTCCAACGTCGACAatctcggcgccgtcgtcgacctgcgCATCCTGCAGCACATGGTGGAGACCAAGGCCGAGTACATCATGGAGCTGACCAACAAGACAAAGGCCGACGTCAAGGGTGGTACCATCATCGACTACGAAGGCTCCGTCCGCCTTCTCGAAATTGCCCAGGTCCCCAAGGAGCACGTCAACGAGTTCAAGTCGATCAAGAAGTTCAAGTACTTCAACACCAACAATATCTGGCTCAACCTCAAAGCCATTaagcgcgtcgtcgagcacgacgagctcgagatGGAGATCATCCCCAACGGCAAGACCATCCCCGGCGACAAGAAAGGCGAGTCGGACATCTCCATCATTCAGCTCGAGACggctgtcggcgccgccattcGCCACTTTAAGAATGCACACGGCGTCAacgtgccgcgccgccgcttcctgcCCGTCAAGACTTGCTCGGATCTGATGCTGGTCAAGTCGGATCTGTACACCCTCAAGCACGGCCAGCTCCAGATgagcgccgcccgcttcggcgacgcccctctcatcaagctcggcggcgacttcaAGAAGGTTTCAGACTTCCAGAAGCGCATTCCCTCGATCCCcaaggtcctcgagctggacCACCTGACCATCACGGGCGCTGTCAACCTCGGCCGCGGTGTAACGCTCAAGGGCACTGTCATCATTGTGGCTACCGAAGGCAGCACCATTGACATCCCCCCGGGTTCCATCCTGGAGAACGTAGTGGTTCAGGGCAGCTTGCGTCTGCTGGAGCATTAA